One genomic segment of Mycolicibacterium neworleansense includes these proteins:
- a CDS encoding crotonase/enoyl-CoA hydratase family protein gives MTTSPLDVQTDGPVQIWTITLPDIGNAITGKDIIAAFETGVDAVNADNSVGAVILTGAGKIFSAGGNVKEMADRQGMFGLDAIDQRRAYIDGIQRIPRALGRLEVPLIAAVNGAAIGAGGDLAMMCDIRLASERASFAESFVQLGLIPGDGGTWFLPRAIGYARAAELTFTGERIDAATALEWGLVSRVVPHDELLSAARALADRIAVNPPHALRMAKRLLQESITGSLESTLSMAAAMQPLAHHDAEHQQRIAKWRTS, from the coding sequence GTGACTACTTCGCCGCTGGACGTCCAGACCGACGGTCCGGTGCAGATCTGGACTATCACTCTTCCCGACATCGGCAATGCCATCACCGGCAAGGACATCATCGCGGCGTTCGAGACCGGCGTGGATGCAGTCAACGCTGACAACTCCGTCGGTGCGGTCATCCTCACCGGTGCCGGAAAGATCTTTTCGGCCGGCGGCAACGTCAAAGAGATGGCCGACCGGCAGGGCATGTTCGGACTCGACGCCATCGACCAGCGGCGGGCCTATATCGATGGGATCCAACGGATCCCGCGTGCGCTCGGGCGACTTGAGGTTCCACTGATTGCCGCGGTCAACGGTGCCGCCATCGGGGCCGGCGGTGACCTGGCCATGATGTGTGACATCCGGCTTGCCTCCGAGCGGGCCTCATTCGCCGAGAGCTTCGTGCAGCTCGGCCTCATCCCGGGCGATGGCGGCACCTGGTTCCTCCCTCGCGCCATCGGCTACGCCCGCGCCGCCGAACTGACGTTCACCGGCGAACGGATCGACGCTGCGACGGCTCTGGAATGGGGGCTGGTCAGCCGGGTGGTCCCTCATGACGAACTACTGAGCGCGGCGCGTGCGCTCGCGGACCGGATTGCGGTCAATCCACCGCACGCGCTCCGGATGGCCAAGCGCCTGTTGCAGGAATCGATTACCGGCTCCCTGGAGTCCACGCTCTCCATGGCGGCGGCGATGCAGCCACTGGCCCATCACGACGCCGAGCACCAACAGCGCATCGCGAAGTGGCGGACATCGTGA
- a CDS encoding SDR family NAD(P)-dependent oxidoreductase — MSAREIFSGGVAVITGAGAGIGAGLARYASQLGMTVVLVDVNAEAIAGLREEIDAAGGAATDVVCDVRDAAAMQELADDVCRNLGPVRLLVNNAGIEQFGYLWDTPVSNWQRVVDINISGVFHGIRAFLPKMMATDAPAWVWNLSSIGGVAVVPLQAPYIMSKHAVLALTECLHLEVRSAGHDHHLHVQAVLPGAVVSSIFESAGGVDTGDTGAAEGQRTAMLDIKAEAMDPLAAAEVVFDQAAEGRFYLLTQPDYVGSAMAERARVLSNQEAPRLRTERRFDPAKN; from the coding sequence GTGAGCGCCCGAGAGATCTTCAGTGGCGGCGTCGCCGTCATCACGGGAGCCGGCGCCGGAATCGGCGCCGGCCTGGCCCGGTACGCCAGCCAGTTGGGTATGACGGTGGTTTTGGTCGACGTCAATGCCGAGGCCATCGCGGGCCTCCGCGAAGAAATCGACGCCGCAGGCGGAGCGGCGACCGACGTGGTCTGCGATGTGCGTGATGCCGCCGCGATGCAGGAACTGGCCGATGATGTCTGTCGCAATCTTGGACCGGTGCGACTGTTGGTGAACAACGCAGGCATTGAGCAATTCGGATACCTTTGGGACACCCCGGTTTCCAACTGGCAACGCGTCGTCGACATCAACATCAGTGGCGTGTTCCACGGCATCAGGGCGTTCCTGCCGAAGATGATGGCCACGGACGCCCCGGCATGGGTATGGAACCTGTCCTCGATCGGCGGTGTCGCCGTGGTTCCATTGCAGGCGCCCTACATCATGAGCAAGCACGCGGTACTCGCACTGACCGAATGCCTGCATCTGGAAGTGCGGTCCGCCGGGCACGACCACCACCTGCACGTCCAGGCGGTGTTACCGGGTGCCGTGGTGTCGAGCATCTTCGAATCCGCGGGCGGGGTAGACACAGGAGACACCGGCGCGGCCGAAGGACAACGCACCGCGATGCTCGACATCAAGGCCGAGGCGATGGACCCGCTGGCCGCGGCGGAGGTGGTGTTCGACCAGGCCGCCGAAGGCCGGTTCTACCTGCTCACGCAGCCCGACTACGTCGGGTCTGCCATGGCGGAACGGGCTCGCGTATTGAGCAACCAGGAAGCGCCCCGTTTGCGGACTGAGCGCCGCTTCGACCCGGCAAAGAACTGA
- a CDS encoding polyketide cyclase — protein sequence MSNEITLPDVQEFISGFWFHYDQGHFEELGPRIGDEMEYLSRSDSGACPFEDLLAAELHGKAETLAWLIEHRNVNPYPCRHHITNVYRTGTDGGVTNVRFYLFVNQITNNVPFAVSSGVVDAGIRRSADGLVFTSMKVVLDAEDSVPLAEHTAKAAAAQSA from the coding sequence ATGAGCAACGAGATCACCCTGCCTGACGTCCAGGAATTCATCTCCGGCTTCTGGTTCCACTACGACCAGGGCCACTTCGAGGAATTGGGCCCCCGCATCGGGGACGAGATGGAGTACCTGAGTCGTTCAGACTCCGGGGCGTGCCCGTTCGAGGACCTGCTCGCCGCCGAGTTGCACGGCAAGGCCGAAACTTTGGCCTGGCTCATCGAGCACCGCAACGTGAATCCGTACCCGTGCCGCCATCACATCACCAACGTGTACCGCACGGGAACCGACGGCGGGGTCACCAACGTCCGGTTCTATCTGTTCGTCAACCAGATCACGAACAATGTTCCGTTCGCGGTGTCAAGTGGAGTCGTCGATGCCGGCATCCGACGTTCGGCAGACGGTCTGGTCTTCACCTCCATGAAAGTCGTGCTCGACGCCGAGGACTCGGTGCCGCTCGCCGAGCACACCGCCAAGGCCGCGGCTGCGCAATCCGCGTGA
- a CDS encoding sulfotransferase family protein, producing MLETTVDDLVSPRLTATQQAVLDQVAELSVDLSPDALIDEARERAGVSDFGSDDFRPRLDMYAAAIDADEGNTNLNRINLRQRIVRLLTQRLLLTDLLHRHPEIHDIEIERPVIVVGLPRSGTTHLVNLIAADRRRRALPYWESQEPFPLRGEGPAVDGTDPRYARCAAEHDGAQIMVPLLQAMHDRFPAAIEEEVELLDLDFASYVLEWHARVPSWRDFYFGLDQNEHYAYLRTTLKALTFLRGPRTWVLKSPQHCEQLGPLINTFPDATVAFTHRDPVAVIQSAVTMLAYGDRIRRHDVDPESLVDYWTDRVETLLRACVRDRDLIAPNQSLDIAFHDLNGKELTILETLYGYNGTDMTDEAKAAFGAYLDGNPRGKHGRMRYELERHFGRSPEDIRSRFDFYFERFDVRKEQ from the coding sequence ATGCTGGAAACCACAGTCGACGATCTGGTCTCGCCGCGTCTGACGGCAACACAGCAAGCAGTTCTGGACCAGGTCGCCGAGCTATCCGTAGATCTTTCTCCCGATGCCTTGATTGATGAGGCAAGGGAGCGGGCCGGTGTCAGCGATTTCGGGTCCGATGACTTTCGGCCCCGCCTCGACATGTATGCGGCGGCGATCGACGCAGACGAGGGGAACACGAACCTCAATCGAATCAACCTGCGCCAGAGAATTGTTCGGTTGCTCACTCAACGGCTGCTGCTGACCGATCTGCTGCACCGACACCCCGAGATCCACGACATCGAGATCGAGCGCCCCGTCATCGTCGTGGGACTTCCTCGTTCGGGGACGACCCACCTCGTCAATCTCATCGCTGCGGATCGTCGGCGGCGAGCGCTGCCCTACTGGGAATCTCAGGAACCCTTCCCGCTCAGAGGGGAGGGGCCTGCCGTCGACGGAACTGATCCCCGATATGCCCGCTGCGCCGCGGAACACGACGGGGCGCAGATCATGGTCCCGCTGCTTCAAGCGATGCACGACCGCTTTCCCGCGGCCATCGAAGAGGAAGTCGAGCTGTTGGACCTCGACTTCGCCAGCTACGTCCTGGAATGGCACGCACGGGTGCCCTCGTGGCGCGATTTCTACTTCGGACTCGATCAGAACGAGCATTACGCATACCTGCGCACGACCCTGAAGGCGCTGACCTTCCTGCGGGGACCACGCACCTGGGTGCTGAAGTCTCCACAACACTGTGAGCAGTTGGGCCCTTTGATCAACACCTTCCCGGACGCCACGGTGGCCTTCACTCACCGGGATCCGGTTGCGGTCATCCAGTCGGCGGTAACCATGTTGGCCTACGGCGACCGCATCCGCCGACACGACGTCGACCCCGAGTCTCTGGTCGACTACTGGACCGATCGTGTCGAGACACTTCTGCGCGCCTGTGTGCGGGACCGCGATCTCATTGCCCCGAATCAGAGCCTCGACATCGCCTTTCACGACCTGAATGGAAAGGAGCTGACAATCCTCGAAACGCTGTACGGATACAACGGTACCGACATGACCGATGAGGCCAAGGCCGCATTTGGTGCCTACCTCGACGGCAATCCGCGCGGAAAGCACGGACGAATGCGCTACGAACTCGAACGCCACTTCGGCCGGTCACCTGAGGACATCCGTTCCCGATTCGACTTCTATTTCGAGCGTTTCGACGTCAGGAAGGAACAATGA
- a CDS encoding acyl-CoA dehydrogenase family protein gives MNTTELAPSPPSTVDPDLAAMIDGVFSDYRKTAPTARPGERITYDRALWQRLHALGLVRLTGTEESGGSGASWFEAAELLSAAVRHGVRIPLAEHDLLAGWLLETVGLPIDDAVRTVSMAPRDGDSTTSVPWAGEVERIVVLRPTGDQYQLTDVDPADVVVEPGTNLIGEPRDTVRVDTAGITGYPVPHELVSQLRRKAALIRAIQVCAALERAVAVSIEHVASRVQFGRPLSKFQAIQNLISDAAAESALARAATEAALHTAVGTGWQSTHLDFHIATARSCAGHAASVVTRNAHQVHGAIGTTHEHRLHTYTRAALAWRSEFGSVRFWDQQVASAAVAAGGRQLWALIAGH, from the coding sequence ATGAACACAACCGAACTCGCCCCGAGCCCGCCATCGACCGTGGATCCCGATCTGGCGGCCATGATCGACGGCGTCTTCTCCGACTACCGCAAGACTGCACCCACCGCGCGCCCGGGCGAGCGCATCACGTACGACCGCGCACTCTGGCAGCGACTCCATGCACTCGGGCTGGTCCGGCTGACCGGTACCGAGGAGTCCGGAGGAAGCGGTGCGAGCTGGTTCGAGGCCGCTGAGTTGCTCAGTGCCGCAGTTCGTCACGGCGTTCGCATCCCACTGGCCGAACACGACTTGCTCGCCGGCTGGCTGCTGGAAACCGTAGGCCTGCCGATCGACGACGCGGTGCGGACGGTGTCCATGGCACCGCGCGACGGCGACTCCACCACATCTGTGCCCTGGGCCGGTGAGGTGGAACGGATCGTCGTCCTCCGGCCGACCGGCGACCAGTACCAGCTCACCGACGTCGACCCTGCCGACGTTGTGGTCGAGCCCGGCACCAACTTGATCGGCGAACCACGCGATACCGTCCGTGTCGACACCGCAGGGATCACCGGTTATCCGGTACCCCACGAACTGGTGAGCCAACTCCGTCGCAAGGCTGCGTTGATACGGGCGATCCAGGTGTGCGCGGCTCTCGAGCGTGCAGTCGCGGTGTCCATCGAACACGTGGCGTCACGTGTTCAGTTCGGACGTCCCTTGAGCAAGTTCCAGGCGATTCAGAACCTGATTTCGGATGCAGCGGCAGAGTCAGCGCTGGCCCGGGCCGCCACCGAAGCTGCGCTGCACACCGCCGTCGGAACTGGATGGCAATCAACACATCTCGACTTCCACATCGCGACCGCACGATCATGTGCCGGGCACGCCGCCTCGGTGGTCACCCGCAACGCACACCAGGTTCACGGCGCGATCGGTACCACCCACGAACATCGACTGCACACCTACACCCGCGCCGCGCTGGCCTGGCGGTCGGAATTCGGCTCGGTGCGCTTCTGGGACCAACAGGTTGCCTCGGCAGCCGTTGCGGCTGGCGGCAGGCAACTCTGGGCGTTGATCGCCGGCCATTAG
- a CDS encoding helix-turn-helix domain-containing protein: protein MNGKLGPSVPAGQDLSPPTTRVVDIVELLLRRPADALTLAEICRELDVSRSTGHAIMHTLCARQWASRDPLSGRFSLGPTLSGLGGPDGLPSRSLREPLQRLCASLGMPMCISALQGRTIVVVESAAAPGTRAPVPAGVRLPFVAPFGREFVAWASVSERADWLAATGSVNPAFRRRISQVLEEIRVRGYGIERLSDPLLQVFTALKALDNGSPPGPLSTRLAAAVADLTVVDQLPTDEPDATPLATISAPIFDNAGTVVMTVSAQPYRRLNPQELETVGAGVVEFARDVETLCRSTEHESPAPVVRS, encoded by the coding sequence ATGAACGGAAAGTTAGGCCCGTCTGTGCCTGCGGGTCAAGACCTGTCACCCCCGACCACCCGGGTGGTGGACATCGTCGAGTTGCTGTTACGGCGGCCCGCCGACGCACTCACGTTGGCCGAAATATGCCGTGAGCTGGATGTGAGCCGGTCGACCGGCCACGCGATCATGCACACGTTGTGCGCTCGCCAGTGGGCCTCGCGTGACCCGCTCAGCGGGAGGTTCTCCTTGGGACCCACACTGTCGGGCCTCGGAGGTCCCGATGGATTGCCGTCCCGTTCACTGCGTGAGCCACTTCAGCGCTTGTGCGCCTCGCTCGGCATGCCGATGTGCATCTCCGCACTCCAAGGCCGCACCATCGTCGTCGTCGAGTCCGCCGCCGCACCCGGCACCCGTGCACCCGTGCCCGCCGGTGTCCGACTTCCCTTCGTCGCCCCCTTCGGACGCGAGTTCGTCGCCTGGGCATCGGTGTCCGAACGCGCCGACTGGCTCGCCGCAACAGGTTCGGTCAACCCAGCCTTCCGCCGGCGAATCAGTCAGGTACTGGAGGAGATTCGAGTCCGGGGCTACGGCATCGAGCGTCTCAGCGATCCACTTCTGCAAGTGTTCACCGCCCTCAAGGCGCTCGACAACGGCTCGCCACCCGGGCCGTTGTCCACGCGCCTGGCCGCCGCCGTCGCAGATCTGACCGTGGTCGACCAGCTACCGACCGACGAACCGGATGCGACACCGCTGGCAACCATCTCGGCTCCGATCTTCGACAACGCCGGCACGGTCGTCATGACGGTCTCGGCGCAGCCCTACCGGAGGCTCAACCCCCAGGAACTCGAAACCGTTGGCGCCGGCGTGGTCGAGTTCGCGCGCGACGTCGAGACACTGTGCCGCTCAACGGAACATGAGTCTCCGGCACCCGTCGTCCGCTCCTAA
- a CDS encoding SDR family NAD(P)-dependent oxidoreductase, which produces MTNDLTFDFTGATALITGGTSGIGHATALRLRDAGAEVTVTGTKPDPSHYAVELDGLTYRQLDMTDVDRTGELAAEFSNLDILVNNAGANFPGGLDESTAQGFEASVNVNLLAPFRLTTALHGALKSSTAAGGASVVMLASMAAIRAVAMVPGYGAAKAGVLSLTRNLAAQWAVDGIRVNAVAPGVIETRMTAPMDYVPEVKQAQVDHIPLGRFGIPTEIADAILFLCTRSASYCTGSAFVVDGGYSVQ; this is translated from the coding sequence TTGACGAACGACCTGACCTTCGACTTCACCGGTGCTACCGCGCTGATCACCGGTGGCACCAGCGGTATCGGGCACGCCACGGCGCTGCGGTTGCGCGACGCCGGCGCCGAGGTGACCGTCACGGGCACCAAACCTGATCCCTCCCACTACGCAGTGGAACTCGACGGCCTGACCTATCGGCAGCTCGACATGACGGATGTGGACCGAACCGGTGAGCTCGCCGCCGAGTTCTCGAACCTGGATATCCTCGTCAACAACGCCGGCGCAAACTTCCCGGGCGGTCTCGACGAGTCGACCGCCCAGGGCTTCGAGGCTTCGGTGAACGTCAATCTCCTGGCTCCGTTTCGGCTGACGACAGCGCTGCACGGCGCCCTCAAGAGCTCGACAGCTGCCGGCGGGGCCAGCGTAGTGATGCTGGCGTCGATGGCGGCAATTCGTGCCGTGGCAATGGTGCCCGGTTATGGCGCGGCCAAGGCGGGTGTGCTGTCACTGACCCGTAATCTGGCGGCACAGTGGGCGGTTGACGGAATCCGGGTCAATGCGGTGGCGCCCGGGGTGATCGAGACACGGATGACTGCTCCGATGGACTACGTCCCCGAGGTGAAGCAGGCGCAGGTCGACCACATTCCCCTGGGCCGCTTCGGAATTCCCACCGAGATTGCCGATGCCATCTTGTTTCTGTGCACCCGCAGTGCGTCGTACTGCACGGGCTCGGCCTTCGTCGTCGACGGCGGCTACAGCGTGCAGTAG
- a CDS encoding MBL fold metallo-hydrolase: MSDFEPIYRSRPGADSIVGANAPAAQEVVPGIWWSPGLSNSFLIPTSEGRIVVNTGMGFEAQVHRSNYDAVDSAPIRYVILTQGHVDHVGGIDVLSDPGTEVIAHADWVTWRRDNELLAPFRTANSAFAWVEKVMSAIAYSTKRFGGPPPPQGVPTPTITVEDRLELSLGGRRLELLATPGGETTDSLVVWLPDEKICLCGNVFGALFGHIPNLVTMRGDRYRDALTVIDSIERVRALGAEVLLTGHFGPISGRERIAWELGRLRDAVAFIHDETVSGMNQGKDVRTLMREVQLPPELEVGQGYGKVSWNVRAIWENYAGWFHHQSTAELYPDAVEPISAHLVELAGADALVERARALLEDGDPVNSIRLAEMVTAVQRDHAGAIGVLRGAHELLLEESTNFWESAWLRENIKELS; encoded by the coding sequence ATGAGCGATTTCGAGCCGATCTACCGCAGCCGCCCGGGGGCCGACTCGATTGTCGGCGCGAATGCCCCTGCCGCACAGGAGGTTGTCCCCGGTATCTGGTGGTCTCCGGGTCTGTCGAACTCTTTCCTCATCCCAACCAGTGAGGGCAGGATCGTCGTCAACACCGGTATGGGTTTCGAAGCGCAAGTACACCGGTCGAACTATGACGCGGTCGATTCGGCGCCGATTCGCTACGTCATCCTCACCCAGGGACACGTCGACCATGTGGGTGGTATCGACGTGCTGAGCGACCCCGGAACAGAGGTCATCGCGCATGCGGACTGGGTGACGTGGCGACGGGACAACGAACTGCTGGCACCCTTCAGAACCGCGAACTCAGCGTTCGCGTGGGTCGAAAAGGTGATGTCTGCCATTGCCTACTCGACCAAGCGCTTCGGCGGCCCACCGCCTCCTCAAGGTGTGCCCACCCCGACGATCACCGTCGAGGACCGACTCGAATTGTCGCTGGGCGGTCGGCGCCTGGAACTGCTCGCCACTCCCGGCGGAGAGACAACGGACAGTCTGGTGGTGTGGCTCCCCGACGAGAAGATCTGCCTGTGCGGCAACGTCTTCGGGGCGCTCTTCGGCCATATTCCGAACCTGGTGACCATGCGCGGCGACCGCTATCGCGACGCGCTGACCGTCATCGATTCGATTGAGCGGGTCCGGGCACTCGGAGCCGAGGTTCTGCTGACCGGTCACTTTGGGCCCATCTCGGGCCGCGAACGGATCGCCTGGGAACTGGGCAGGCTTCGCGACGCTGTGGCCTTCATCCACGACGAGACCGTGTCCGGCATGAACCAGGGCAAGGACGTCCGCACCCTGATGCGCGAAGTGCAGTTGCCGCCCGAGCTGGAAGTCGGACAGGGCTATGGCAAGGTGAGCTGGAACGTCCGCGCGATCTGGGAGAACTACGCCGGCTGGTTCCACCACCAATCGACAGCCGAGCTCTATCCCGATGCAGTAGAACCAATTTCAGCACATCTGGTCGAACTCGCCGGCGCCGACGCGCTGGTGGAACGGGCCCGTGCGCTGCTCGAGGACGGTGACCCGGTCAACTCGATCCGGCTCGCCGAGATGGTCACCGCCGTGCAGAGGGACCATGCCGGGGCAATCGGCGTTCTGCGCGGAGCACACGAACTACTGCTCGAAGAGAGCACCAACTTCTGGGAATCCGCCTGGCTGCGAGAAAACATCAAGGAGCTGTCTTGA
- a CDS encoding zinc-dependent alcohol dehydrogenase codes for MKISIVDGPGHTDVVERPDPTVGPTDVLVKIRACGICGTDAFYISIGGLPPHQGAMPLGHEPAGEIVAVGSDVTDLAVGDHVVVDPMASPDDIIGNGGARGALAELLLVRDAVRGKSLEVIPDYVPFEVAALNEPMAVARHAVNQVAPGPADKIVVFGAGPIGLGAAIALKSRGVGHLVVVDVLPARLDKALKVGADAVINSAEDDLAARLTQLHGSGDSVWPGKAGTDVYLDAAGVPAVIDSALGLAKRGAKLGVVAVHKEPVTVDLINVMSNEITIIGSMGYPTEIFEVTRDIVADWEKYAVIVSHTFGFDDVDKALGLAATPGAADKIVVTFD; via the coding sequence ATGAAGATTTCGATCGTCGACGGCCCGGGCCACACCGATGTCGTCGAACGGCCCGACCCGACCGTGGGGCCAACGGACGTCTTGGTGAAGATACGGGCGTGCGGGATCTGCGGAACTGACGCGTTCTACATCTCGATCGGTGGCCTGCCTCCGCATCAGGGTGCCATGCCATTGGGACACGAGCCCGCGGGCGAGATCGTCGCGGTCGGCAGCGATGTGACCGATCTCGCGGTCGGGGATCACGTCGTTGTCGATCCGATGGCTTCGCCCGATGACATCATCGGAAATGGCGGTGCGCGTGGAGCTCTGGCAGAGCTGCTGCTCGTCCGCGATGCGGTCCGGGGCAAGAGCCTGGAAGTCATCCCGGACTACGTGCCGTTCGAGGTCGCTGCACTCAACGAGCCCATGGCCGTTGCCCGGCATGCGGTCAACCAGGTTGCGCCTGGTCCGGCTGACAAGATCGTCGTCTTCGGCGCCGGTCCCATCGGGTTGGGTGCGGCGATCGCGTTGAAATCACGAGGGGTAGGCCACCTTGTCGTGGTCGATGTGCTCCCAGCCCGGCTGGACAAGGCTCTCAAAGTCGGTGCCGACGCGGTGATCAACTCCGCCGAGGACGATCTTGCTGCCAGGCTGACCCAGCTTCACGGGTCCGGCGACTCCGTATGGCCGGGTAAGGCGGGCACCGATGTATACCTCGACGCCGCGGGTGTTCCGGCCGTGATCGACAGCGCCTTGGGGTTGGCGAAGCGAGGCGCCAAGCTGGGAGTGGTTGCGGTACACAAGGAACCGGTAACAGTGGACCTGATCAACGTGATGAGCAACGAGATAACGATCATCGGTTCGATGGGGTATCCGACCGAGATTTTCGAGGTCACCCGCGACATTGTTGCGGACTGGGAGAAGTACGCGGTGATCGTCAGTCATACCTTCGGATTCGACGATGTCGACAAAGCCTTGGGCCTGGCTGCCACCCCGGGCGCTGCCGACAAGATCGTCGTCACCTTCGACTGA
- a CDS encoding acyl-CoA dehydrogenase family protein, producing the protein MNDAHLDQLRREVRSFLAEQLAAGTFTPSVDSWLCGWDENFTAALAEQGWLGMTVPAHYGGHGRSFQERFVVTEELLAAGAPVAAHWIADRQIVPSLLKYGTEEQKSTFLPRIVRGECFFGIGMSEPDSGSDLASVRTRAVRAEGGWSITGTKVWTSGAHRAHAFIVLARTEPVDPAHRHAGLSQFIVDLHAPGVEVRPIVSMNDGHHFNEVVLDEVFVPNARVFGEIGNGWAQVTSELSFERSGPERFLSTFPLLSQGIDLIAGQQGSPDGELGRLVARVAGLHHMSTAVAGALQRGETPDVPAAVVKVLGTTVEGDIADYADLRTGDDTQAEPGWGHLVSTAVDQRPGFTLRGGTNEVLRGVIARGLGMR; encoded by the coding sequence GTGAACGACGCACACCTGGACCAGCTACGCCGGGAGGTCCGCAGCTTCCTCGCCGAGCAGTTGGCCGCCGGTACGTTCACGCCGTCGGTCGATTCCTGGCTGTGCGGCTGGGACGAGAACTTCACCGCAGCCCTGGCCGAGCAGGGCTGGCTGGGCATGACGGTCCCCGCACACTACGGCGGCCATGGCCGCTCGTTTCAGGAGCGGTTCGTGGTGACCGAGGAGCTGCTGGCCGCAGGCGCCCCGGTGGCGGCCCATTGGATCGCCGACCGCCAGATTGTGCCGTCGCTCCTGAAATACGGGACCGAGGAACAGAAATCCACGTTCCTTCCCCGCATCGTGCGAGGCGAGTGCTTTTTCGGAATCGGCATGAGCGAGCCGGATTCAGGCTCTGATCTCGCCAGCGTCCGCACCCGTGCGGTGCGCGCCGAGGGCGGCTGGTCGATCACCGGCACCAAGGTGTGGACGTCGGGAGCGCATCGCGCGCATGCGTTCATCGTGCTGGCCCGCACCGAACCAGTGGATCCGGCGCACCGCCATGCCGGACTGAGCCAGTTCATCGTCGACCTGCACGCGCCGGGGGTGGAGGTCCGCCCCATCGTGTCGATGAACGATGGCCATCATTTCAACGAGGTCGTCCTCGACGAGGTGTTCGTCCCCAACGCCAGGGTTTTCGGCGAGATCGGCAACGGCTGGGCACAGGTGACTTCGGAGCTGAGCTTCGAACGCAGCGGCCCCGAACGATTCCTGTCGACCTTCCCGCTGCTCAGCCAGGGCATTGACCTTATTGCCGGCCAACAGGGGTCCCCCGATGGCGAGCTCGGGCGCCTGGTGGCGCGGGTCGCCGGTCTGCATCACATGTCGACCGCGGTGGCCGGTGCACTACAGCGCGGTGAGACTCCCGACGTGCCCGCGGCAGTCGTGAAGGTTCTCGGAACCACGGTCGAGGGCGACATCGCCGACTACGCCGACCTGCGGACCGGAGACGATACGCAGGCGGAACCGGGATGGGGCCATCTGGTGTCCACTGCAGTGGACCAGCGCCCCGGTTTCACGCTGCGCGGCGGTACCAACGAAGTGCTGCGCGGTGTCATCGCGCGCGGATTGGGTATGCGATGA
- a CDS encoding alpha/beta hydrolase: MNYPPLDPDAAARVASFGEIAPMRSRGLAAVREGLESAPLPEMPPMAGIEDMKARGPSGPIPLRLYRPSREPRLPVLVYLHGGGLVMGSNHSFEPLARELACASGAAVAAVDYRLAPEAPPPAQFDDSYAATEWVAANADHLGLDADRLAVVGDSAGGSLAAAVALAARDHAGPRICVQVLLYPGLDRDMGADSITAMPASPLLRNEDIVYMHELVDRSGGVPRDPYQVPAYATDLSGLPAAIVVTGECDPIRDWGERYAARLRDAGVQTTVTRYPGMYHGFLMRSDATARGRLALAETGALLRAKFAHPISF; the protein is encoded by the coding sequence ATGAATTATCCACCACTTGATCCCGATGCCGCCGCACGGGTGGCATCGTTCGGCGAGATAGCTCCCATGCGGTCCCGCGGCCTCGCCGCCGTCCGTGAGGGCCTGGAATCCGCACCCCTTCCGGAGATGCCGCCCATGGCCGGCATTGAAGACATGAAGGCCAGGGGCCCGTCCGGTCCGATACCGCTACGCCTCTATCGGCCCAGCCGCGAGCCCCGCCTACCGGTGCTCGTGTACCTGCACGGCGGCGGACTGGTGATGGGCTCCAACCATTCGTTCGAGCCCCTCGCCCGTGAATTGGCGTGCGCCAGCGGCGCCGCCGTCGCGGCTGTCGACTACCGGCTGGCACCGGAAGCTCCGCCACCGGCCCAATTCGACGATTCCTATGCCGCCACCGAATGGGTTGCCGCCAACGCCGATCACCTCGGTCTCGACGCCGACCGGCTAGCCGTAGTCGGAGACAGCGCCGGCGGATCACTGGCTGCCGCAGTGGCATTGGCGGCCCGCGATCATGCCGGTCCGCGAATCTGCGTCCAGGTGCTGCTGTACCCCGGCCTCGACCGCGACATGGGCGCAGATTCGATCACAGCCATGCCGGCGTCGCCGCTGCTGCGCAACGAAGACATCGTCTACATGCACGAATTGGTCGACCGCAGCGGCGGAGTGCCACGAGACCCCTATCAGGTTCCAGCCTATGCGACCGACCTGAGCGGCCTGCCGGCGGCGATCGTCGTCACCGGGGAGTGCGACCCGATCCGGGATTGGGGTGAACGTTACGCCGCCCGGTTGCGTGACGCCGGAGTCCAAACCACCGTCACGCGTTATCCCGGTATGTATCACGGCTTTCTGATGCGCTCGGATGCCACCGCGCGCGGCCGATTGGCCTTGGCCGAGACCGGCGCGTTGCTGCGGGCGAAGTTCGCGCACCCCATTTCGTTCTGA